A segment of the Colletotrichum destructivum chromosome 3, complete sequence genome:
CCAGGTACCCagggtacagagtacaggtACCTACCCAGGTGCCGTAGGGATACCGTCCGCAACGTTCCGACCCCCCATCACCACTAACATATCATCACCCTTCTCTGCTCTGCATTCTTATTCTCTAGCTGCTCCCTTTCCCTCACACTCTCCGTCTTTCTGCCTAACAATTCATTATCTTTTGCCATCTGTACCATATCCAACACCCCCTTACCATACTCACTTCTTAATCATCTCACATCTCAGCTTCTCGACACATGCAGAATTGTGCCAAATCACGCTCACACTCACACGCACGCCCGCCCAACGACTCGCACACCCTTGCTTCATCCAaccgtcgccttcgcctcAGGTTCCGGCCAGAAACGAAGACCCCGGTCACAAGTCAAACACATCATTGCCTAGAGCCCTTCGCTAACTGCACATTACTTCACGTTCACCTTCTTCCCTCACCAAATCGACAGTGCCTAACGAGGCTCGCCTCACTCACTGGGGGTATATGAAGCCTTGGTCCTTCCCTTGATGGTCTCGGCTCAATCACACGCCATCATACGCTTTCATCACCAACCACCCTCGACCACTTACACACCACCGCCCAACACACAATGTCCCAGTCATATCGAAAAAAGGGCCCCGAGAGCTCGACGAGTAGTCGGGACTCCCGCAGGAGTTGTGAGTCCTGCGACTCGTTCGAGACGTATGAGTCGCAAAGCACGACACCTACCTCCTACTACGCAAGCACCGAGGCATCCGCAtccgtcaaggaggccagGACCCTCTCCCATAAATTCCAGCCTGTCTACGAGGAAGACATATCCCCTTCCACGAGTAACTGCCTACGGTCATCTGTCGACACGTTCGACTCTACCTTGGcctccgacgacgaggacgacgaggacgatctCGAGCTGAAACGCGACTACGAGATGGACGGCTTTGACAAACACCAAGAGATCCCGCCTTTACCCGCCTACTATCGCGATATCGTCGACACCGACGTCCGGCCCTCCACCCCCCAGGACTTTGCCAAGCTTTTCCCCTCCATGAACAGGCTATCCATCTGCCACGACGACCTCACCCCCGACGGTAACATGAACCTGAGGGTCGACACCGTTGCACCCGGACGCCGCCCCTACAATATCCAGCTGTTCCATCTGCGCATGTACGACCTAGGCAAGCGCGAGTTCTCCCTCCGGAGGTACTGCCGCGATTCGGGCCGCGAGGTCTGCAACTCCAAGCGTAAGTACCTCGAGGAGACCGTCGAGGAACGCCCGACGCTTCAACGATCGGTCTCGAGCGCCATCAAGACCCTCTCCATGAGGAAGCCGCTCCCGCGCACAAACTCGGGCGgccccgtcctcggcggcaagggcaaggacgtGCCTGTGCCCCGGCCGCAATCCAGCGCGTCTTCGTCCCGCAACAGTGCCGACGAGCCCTCGGGCTTCTTCCGACGGTCTGCTTCCTTTgagcccaagcccaaggccCGGCCCGTGCCCAGCAACGCCATGAAGCTCGAGTTTTCCAACTACGCGcgcgtcgatgtcgagcgtCGCGGCAGCTCTCACAACAAGCGCTACGAGTTCCAGTGGTGGGGTCACAAATACCAGTGGAAGCGCGTGATCGACAAGAACCTTGGCGTTGTCTCCTTCCACCtcgtcaaggacggcaacaacaacgccagcgacgccgtcgcccacaTCGTCCCCGAAACACGCTCGCCCAACCaagtcgtcgaggacgagagctCCGGCGGCTGGGTTCCCCCCTGCCACATGTGGATCAGCGACCGcagcgtcctcgacgccgtcaccgaCGTTGCCGACGTTATCGTCGCCACAGGCCTCATGgctctcgtcgacgactGTATCAAGCACCGCTGGCAGACCAAAAAGATCCATCGGATCCCCGTGCCTCTGACGTCCCGGACGGTCGATGTTGAGTACGTCGGGCCCCGGGCCTTTGTACAACACCTTTTCCAGCGCCGCGCCTCGGACCAGATATCGAGTCCTTTGCGACAACGCCCAATTCCAACCTACTGAGATGCGCGAGCCGGGTTGTATGGCGCGCACAGTCTTGTTTCGGAGCGCTCACTAGACTCTTTTCATTTCAAACCCTCCGAATGTGAAAAACATCAACTAAGCAACCAAACAAATTGTTCTTATTTTTCTTTGGGAAAAGGATCAGAAACAGAGACAGCACCATCCAGATGGGACGCTGGGAATGAATACAGCCCATCTccaaggagggagaggaacATATCAGCTGCAAAAGTACGCTACATCACATATAAAaacagacacagacacatAGGTCACCCACCCACATACGCAAAACCCGATGACGGCAATGGGATATGATGGACCAGGATATATCATGAGATCTCTCCTCCTGCCCCACCCCCATTGGCGGGCACGGGGCGGAAGACGGCGTTCTCGAGCGATTTTTCTTATTCCACGTGTGTACATTTATCTGCGTGTaacttttcttcctttttcttttccttaCCCCTTCTTTCGAAGGAGGATCGCATTCCAACAGGCGTAGGATCCGATGCATTGGGTTTCAGGGGACCGGATgagcggaggagggcgtGGATGGAATGACACGACGCTTGGGATCTTTCCTATCTACGGACAGACTGATCGAGATGATGAATGACGAAAAGAAAGTATGCATCGTGGTTTTTTCAGTGCCCTCTGTCCATTCGACTGAACCTCTGCTTGACTGAGGGCAACGGCACATGAAAAGGCCCTTCCTGATTGAACCTCCGTTGAGCCACGTTGTTTATACGATTGACACATTGCAAAAGCCCGCCAACCTCAAATGGTGGAGGAAAGGAGgtaaggggggggagggttccCGGCGTCCCTACTCTGCTCCCTCTCGTCAATGGCATGGACCGACCGACTGCGGACTACGGTCGAAaaacgacgtcgacgtcgacgtcgtcccaCCGGCCACCGCCCCCTCACAGCCATCGCGAGACGTTGGGAGCCGCCAAGTCCTGGACATGGTTCTCTGTCCCCACACCGCCTGCCGCCACTATCCGTCCGCGAGCCGGCGGCAGTGACACCCCAGCTCCGCTCTGGCGTGACCCATGACGTCCGTCCCGTCTCgccgctctctctctctgtctctctctctctctcgctgcCTTTTTCGCTTGACGTGCGCTGCTGCACGAGCAAGGTCATTCATTCCCTTCGTCGCCTGCTTGATTCAAACGCCAGACTAGTTTCCCCGACAGGACGTGGCACACACCCCGTGGAATCACAGCTTGCTGTCATGCACTTCTATCCTCGTCGCCCCTCCGCAGGAAAGGCTGTTTCCTGATGCGAATATCGGAATGCCGGATATGACGACATGTGTTGCATCGCGGGCCCTCGCTCCTGCGTGACTTCCCCCAAGAACAGCGTGCAGGGCATTTTCGCGTGAGCTGTAGCTCTGCAGCATCGTGACGAGAATCGTGGCATATGCATTCGTAACTTCGTCGCTGCGCTCAATATTCGCTATACACAAACCCGAAATCATCCTTCCTCTCGCCAAACCACCCAGCCAGGTCGAGCTTCATCAGCAGCCTCTCCACGCCGCCAACCCTGCGCGGCACGTactccccctcttcccttaagacgccctcctcgccgccctcctcctcgtctgcgAACGCAGCCGGGTCCGCCTCAAGCGAACGCAGCGCGGCGATGACATCCCTGATGCCGTCCTTGACATGCTTCTCCACCTCGCGGATCGCGGAGCGcacctccgtctcctcgatctcgaggTCCACAaacgcgtcgacgacgccggcgtccgcTTCGAGGTCCATCGACGTCCAGACCGCGTGGAGGCGCTGTGTCAGGGCGACAAGGTGGTCGGTGTGAGTGAGAAGGTTATACAGCGGGTCCGTGTAGGAGGGGAATGTGAGTAGGAGGCGGGTGGAGAGGGCGCGAAGGTAGGCCCGGTGGGCAGTGGCGAGACTTTGAGGGTCGTGTGTTGGGTTCGAGTCTATTGGTTTGGCGGCTGGTTTGTTGTCAGATGCGCTCTGTGCAAGCCAGATGTCGTCATCTCCGTCcccttcctcgtcttccgtTGCAGGCTTTGTGGCCGCTTTGATTGATGCGCCAGACGCAGCGGCCGCATGCCTGTTCTCCTTCTCGCTCGACGTCAACCAGGCGTGGAAACCATCCCACAGCCCTGCCACAACCTCGGTCTGCAAGTATGCCTCCGTCtcggagaggaagaaaagcgCTGTGCTGCAGGTTACCCACGCACTGCGCAAGGCGTTGGACCGCGTCGCGTAGCGTTGACGAAGCAAAATCACCTTGGCACGGCCGACTCTAGTGCTTCCGGCGGGAGGTGACGGCGGTGCCGGATGGTGACGACGTAGAGATGTGATCTTCCACAACTCGGTGAGACGTATGTGTGCTCGACGGATGGATAAGAGGTAAGAGTTTATGGTGGAGTAGATCTGAAGGTCGGAGGGGGTGAGAAACATGTCGAGCGGCGAGGGAATCTGCATAGTCAAAACGACTGGGACGGAGAGCAAGAGGTTGCGAAAGGGAGTCGTGGCCAAGGTCTTGGCTGTCGGCCGTGATACACTAGCTTCGAGCTTTATAGGAACCGCCGGTTTGGACTTGGTAAGATTTAGCCGCAGTAGTTCGCGCGCAATTTCCAAgccctcatcttcgtctGCGTGCTGGCCCTGCATCAGGcccatcgccgcccacgTTTTGGCCAGCACTGCCGCAGCCTCACCCTCCTTGACCGCGAAAGTGCCCAACCCTTCGCGCTTCTCATACGCGAGGTTATCCGACCGTTTCCACCGGCTGCGCAGTTTCTCGTCTGCTTGCTGGGTCAAAGCCATGGCGAACTCGCCGCGGCCCAAGAGGAAGAACTCGCGCAGAATCTGGAGAGCCTCAACGACCTTGGTGAGGGGTAGCAATTTCAGCAATATTGTGCGCGAGAGGGTGAGCCGAACGGATGTTATTGCGCGCGAGAAGCTGGCTGTGTTGAGGGGGTAGGTCAGGGCGGATAGCTCTTTGAGCTGAGATGACAAGTGGTCAAGGCCTTGCAGTCCTGATTCCACACTGCCTTTGACGCGAACATGATTCAACGACCTGCCGATGAACAGCATCGACGACGCGACCACCGGAGTGACAAATTTGGGCAGCAGGGCCGGCACTGAGACGTAATCCTACACCAGTTAGCCATCACCCAAAACGACGCAAACGACTTCGTGGCACCAACACACCTGGTCACCGGTGTCCATCTTCTGGACGAAAAAGTCGTCGCCTCCGAACGTCGGCAGACGCCCATAGAGTATCCATGCAGACACCTGCTTCAACcacgccgtctcggcgacaGAGACAAGGCTCATGGCCGTCCGCTCGATGTCGACGTACCCACTCTGCAGCTCGCCCCGCAACCGATCGATGAGGTGAGCGCCTCGACACGTCTGCCCttgctgcttcttcagcaTAAACTGGACAATCTCCCACAGCCACTCCATCCGCCGCGTCCACTCGGAGAActccccgacgacggcggtcaGGGGTACAATGTTGTAGGCGCCAACAAGGCTCGAATCCCTGCGGAGGATCGtttcctcgacctcgaggaccttgCGCTGAAAGGCGGCAAGGTGGACGGACTgcacggcggtggcgacAGCACGGCAGATAGTAGAAGggtgctcggcggcgatgggcgCCGTATAGCCCTGCAGCTTGACGTGGAGATCGCTGAGGTGGCCGGCGGTGGCTAAGAGCTCGCGCTCCGGGGGTGAGACGGCCGTCGGGAGCGCATTTGGGTCGGAGTTGTCGGTCCGGAGtagaggggaggggtggccagagagggcgaggaggattTCGTGGAGCATGGCGGCTGCTTGCTTCTGCgcaggagagaaagaacGGAAGACGTTAGTTGGTCAAGGTACGTACGATAGTAGAGTTTACGGAGGAGtagagagagacagagagagagggagagagagtcgTGGCCAAAGggcaaggagaggaagagatgGCACATTTCGCGGAGTTgcggcggcttcttcgactttGACTTTTCGCCAAAGTCGCGGAGAAGCAGGATGAAAGCACCGAGAAGCTCGAAGCGACACATCGATTCATTTGACGGTGTAGCAAACAGCGCAAGGGGGCGTATTCCAGGACCTGGTGTGAGAATGACCGGGGGCAGGAAGGAAGCAAAGGAGCGTTtgggacgaggaggggggtgatgatggatgagTGGATGGCGGACGGTGGAAGTGGATGGTGAGAGTGGACGGTTGGCAGGTTGGGTGATATCAATTACCTGATGCGGCCTGCCCTGCCTGCATGCAAAAATATCGTGGCACGAGCCCAATTGGatttcttcctcctcggttGGGTTGGGGAATAGGAGAGAGCGCGAGCCACAACGAAACTGCGCCGGTGTCAAGGAGACTCCATGCTGAGGGCCCAAATTCCCTTTCCAATATCACAGCAGCCGCATTGATAAGATGGGCTTGAAAGAGAAAGCGCGACTGGCGACTGGGGACGCGACGGAACCGTCTAAAGTGGCTGCTTCTGAGACCCGCAGCCAGATGTCACGTGTCTCACAAATGGATTAGGTAACCTAAGGTACCTTGCATAACTAGGTAGTAAGGGAGGAGCTGGAACGGCACCGGCGAGCCGCCATCCCATATCCTCGTTTTCGGGGAATGGAAGTCTAACGGATGCCAATGGTTCCCAGTGGTCGCTACTTGCTTCTACTAAATTGGGCCCATTCGTATACTCGTATCGCATACGCTTCTACACgcgaagaaagaaaaaccccCGCAGCTGCCCCTCCGTGACGTGCGTGTCCATGGACACTGGTTCTGTCATTTGCAAACCTACTTAAGAAAGCCTTTCTCCTTGGCACCTAGGTCCTACTCCTCaggcttcctcctctctcaTGGCTTTCTGTTCATCCCTACCATCTCCTCTCATGGCCGCTGTCCGGCAGGCTGCTTGCCGTTGCCTTCATACGCCGTGTACAGGCTGGCCGTGTCACTCTGATCGTCTCGCCGGTTCTTGGCATCTTCGGGCAGCACCACAGcgcctccatcgccaccTCCGACGATGATCTGCCCGCCTCCCTTGACCTTACCAACGACCATGCCCTTGGCCACGCTCTTTAGGATGGCTCTGCGAGAGACGCCCGTCACATCGATATAGACCAAACCGACATTCTTGAAGCCGCCACCAATGTTACGCGACACTTGACCGGCCTCGGGGCCCCAGCGGTGCTCCACCATCTGAGAAACGCTGGACGACGTGCCGGTCAGCAAGTTGCGTCCGGCCTGGTCGATGCCGTCCGCGACGGTGTTGAAGGCCATCAGGCTCCTGTTCAGCAGACCGGGCTTGTAACCCTCAATGGggttgccgtccttgtcgtaGCCTCGTCCActgccgtccttcttcctAGCGAGAGTGGCGCCCAGATTCTGCGCGACTTTgcccacggcgccgaccgTGGTGGCCGACAAGCCGGCCGCCTTGGTGGAGAACTGGTTGATGCGGCGGATGCGGTCGTGGGCCGCCGGGGTAAAGGTCACTGGCTCGTTCGTCGACTTGGTCTTCTTGGTAAAGCTGTCGGCCGAGGACTGCAGGCCCTTGGTCACCAGGTCGGACGACGTCACGATGAGGCGCGAGGCCTTGGAGGCGTTGGCGACTAGAAAGGACTTTTTATACGAAGGGTGCATGACCAGCTCGCGGTATTCCTGCGAAAGGGGCTGGACGGTAATGGCTTGGCTGTTGTCGGCAGGGAGTGTGATCTCCACCGGATCTAACATGCCATGTGAGTCAAGCTCGGCCtggttgccgccgccgaacttACCTTTGGTGCCGGGCCTGACGCCCAGCTCCTCGTTCACTTGGTAATTCTCTGTCAGCTCTCCAATGACGCtgccatcctcctcgtcgatgagcACGATCCTGCCGCCGTTATTGGATGAGCTGTGAGCCCCCGGCGCATAGCCCTGTCCCGGCTGGTAGTCAGCCGGGTTGTAGGCGGGgaggccatcggcggcggcggccctggACTTTGCTGAGGGGCCGTCAGACACGGGGTCGTCGTAGGGGTatgcggcggctgcggcagcggccgcaGCTTTCGActtggacgaggaggtggtATTTGGGGGCGGGGCGCGCTCGAGGAAGGCGGTGCACTGAGCAAGGATGGTCTCAAAGGTATCGACGTCTTCCTGCAGACCCTTTCTGCTACCTGTGTCCGGAAACTCGATGCGGGTGAAGGCGCCGCTGTCGGGCCCAAGGTCCCATCTAGGAATGAGGtagctcgtcggcggctggtGGTAGATCTGGGTGGTggcggggagagggaggtcGAGCTCGGGAGGCAAGTGTAGGTGCAGGTAGAAGTCCTCTGCGGGAGTTTCTACGCTGTCGGAAAAAGGTGAGGACGTCGGCACCATCAACAGCGACAAGGTCTGCGGGCCGGCGGGAGTGAGAGACTCCTCCTTGCCGTTTGAGATGTGGAAGGCTTTAACGCCATTGATGGCGTATAGGAGCTTGGGGTCCTGGTTTCAAGGTCAGCTAGGCCGGTCCCAGTGTGGTGTGATCGTCTCGGTTCTCG
Coding sequences within it:
- a CDS encoding Putative gamma-tubulin complex component protein; amino-acid sequence: MLHEILLALSGHPSPLLRTDNSDPNALPTAVSPPERELLATAGHLSDLHVKLQGYTAPIAAEHPSTICRAVATAVQSVHLAAFQRKVLEVEETILRRDSSLVGAYNIVPLTAVVGEFSEWTRRMEWLWEIVQFMLKKQQGQTCRGAHLIDRLRGELQSGYVDIERTAMSLVSVAETAWLKQVSAWILYGRLPTFGGDDFFVQKMDTGDQDYVSVPALLPKFVTPVVASSMLFIGRSLNHVRVKGSVESGLQGLDHLSSQLKELSALTYPLNTASFSRAITSVRLTLSRTILLKLLPLTKVVEALQILREFFLLGRGEFAMALTQQADEKLRSRWKRSDNLAYEKREGLGTFAVKEGEAAAVLAKTWAAMGLMQGQHADEDEGLEIARELLRLNLTKSKPAVPIKLEASVSRPTAKTLATTPFRNLLLSVPVVLTMQIPSPLDMFLTPSDLQIYSTINSYLLSIRRAHIRLTELWKITSLRRHHPAPPSPPAGSTRVGRAKVILLRQRYATRSNALRSAWVTCSTALFFLSETEAYLQTEVVAGLWDGFHAWLTSSEKENRHAAAASGASIKAATKPATEDEEGDGDDDIWLAQSASDNKPAAKPIDSNPTHDPQSLATAHRAYLRALSTRLLLTFPSYTDPLYNLLTHTDHLVALTQRLHAVWTSMDLEADAGVVDAFVDLEIEETEVRSAIREVEKHVKDGIRDVIAALRSLEADPAAFADEEEGGEEGVLREEGEYVPRRVGGVERLLMKLDLAGWFGERKDDFGFVYSEY
- a CDS encoding Putative senescence/spartin-associated → MASGHNDPKLLYAINGVKAFHISNGKEESLTPAGPQTLSLLMVPTSSPFSDSVETPAEDFYLHLHLPPELDLPLPATTQIYHQPPTSYLIPRWDLGPDSGAFTRIEFPDTGSRKGLQEDVDTFETILAQCTAFLERAPPPNTTSSSKSKAAAAAAAAAYPYDDPVSDGPSAKSRAAAADGLPAYNPADYQPGQGYAPGAHSSSNNGGRIVLIDEEDGSVIGELTENYQVNEELGVRPGTKGKFGGGNQAELDSHGMLDPVEITLPADNSQAITVQPLSQEYRELVMHPSYKKSFLVANASKASRLIVTSSDLVTKGLQSSADSFTKKTKSTNEPVTFTPAAHDRIRRINQFSTKAAGLSATTVGAVGKVAQNLGATLARKKDGSGRGYDKDGNPIEGYKPGLLNRSLMAFNTVADGIDQAGRNLLTGTSSSVSQMVEHRWGPEAGQVSRNIGGGFKNVGLVYIDVTGVSRRAILKSVAKGMVVGKVKGGGQIIVGGGDGGAVVLPEDAKNRRDDQSDTASLYTAYEGNGKQPAGQRP